The Candidatus Binatus sp. genome has a segment encoding these proteins:
- a CDS encoding carboxymuconolactone decarboxylase family protein, translating to MKELPGRYRDFRRQFPAISGAYDDLGRMIAEAGPLNEKHIQLIKLGMAVASGQEGAVHSHARRALEAGAKPEEVRQVALLAMTTVGFPRMMAGLSWIDDVLNGQGLTPAPGVKKQRGGGRR from the coding sequence AGAGTTACCGGGACGATATCGGGATTTCAGGCGGCAATTTCCGGCAATCAGCGGAGCCTACGACGATCTCGGACGCATGATCGCCGAGGCCGGCCCGCTGAACGAAAAGCATATCCAGCTCATCAAGCTCGGGATGGCGGTCGCCTCTGGACAGGAGGGCGCGGTCCATTCCCATGCCCGGCGCGCGCTTGAGGCGGGCGCCAAGCCCGAAGAGGTCCGGCAGGTCGCGCTGCTCGCCATGACCACGGTCGGGTTTCCGCGGATGATGGCGGGTTTGTCGTGGATCGACGACGTCCTCAATGGGCAGGGGCTGACCCCTGCACCCGGTGTTAAGAAACAGCGTGGCGGCGGCCGGCGATAG